TATTTAGCCTTGATCTGacaaatttcttttacttaGTTTTGAGCAGTTCTGTATTAATTTTACAAACGAGAAGCTGCAACAACATTTTAATCAGGTTTGGTAATTTCTGGTTCAAATTTGTAGTatatattctataatttttttccctttGGTAACTGAGTGTTTTTTAATCCCGAATGGTTGCAGCATGTCTTTAAAATGGAACAAGAAGAATACAccaaagaagaaattaattgGAGTTACATAGAATTTGTTGACAACCAAGATGTTTTGGATTTAATAGAGAAGGTATTCTACTGTTGCTGGCTTATGACCAACTTATACTCTTTATTTTCCTACTCGATAAATTCAGGTAGTGATGATTATAATATTGAATCTTTTGCAGAAACCTGGAGGAATAATTGCCCTTCTTGATGAAGCCTGGTATGCAGCTGGAGTGACTTCATTGTTAatctaatattgtttttaagcTAAATAAATGCTACATGCATTACCTTTTCTGAAGTTACTTTCTCTTATCTCATTTTCATACCTGTATGCTATATACAATGTGTTTAGAGTGTAGGTAGGATACACTACTATTTCATATCAGGCGTTGCTTAAACTCTTTGATTGGTTGGACTTATTCCTCCCTGTGTGATACAGTATGTTTCCCAAGTCTACACATGAAACATTTGCTCAGAAATTGTATCAGacattcaaaaacaacaagCGTTTCATTAAACCTAAGCTTTCTCGGACTAGTTTTACCATATCCCATTATGCAGGCGAGGTAAATATATTTGATCTTTTTTCTATTACATGTTCCCTTTTAgttctttctaaatttttttgttgcttgaatgtttttcttccttctttttgacattttatttttttgttcagGTGACATATCTAGCTGATATGTTTCTTGACAAAAACAAGGATTATGTAGTGGCAGAACATCAGGATTTGCTCATAGCCTCAAAATGCTCATTTGTGGCTGGTCTATTCCCCCCTTCTCCAGAGGAGTCTTCGAAATCATCAAAGTTCTCTTCAATAGGATCTCGCTTCAAggtattatcatttttttactgCTCTTAATTCTGTTATACTATATTACCAGTCTTTGACATTCTTGTATCAGaaatatgtaattttgttttcaagttaTGCATGTAGTAAATGACACATTTCTAAAACATGCAGCTACAACTTCAATCTTTGATGGAGACCCTAAATTCAACAGAGCCTCACTATATCAGATGTGTGAAGCCAAATAATGTTCTCAAGCCTgctatttttgaaaatcttaacATTATTCAACAATTGCGTTGTGGTGTGAGTATATCACGTGTTCCTTTGTCTTTGTTGCCATTATATAATTGACAATAGAAGGGATAATATCTGTCACCTGTTTACGCCCGGTGATTGTTTTCCTGATTGTCATTTGTTATAGGGTGTTCTTGAGGCAATTAGAATCAGCTGTGCTGGGTATCCTACCAGACGAACATTCTATGAATTTCTAAACCGATTTGGTGTTCTTGCCCCAGAAGTTCTAGACGGAAAGTAATGTCATTTCTGGGctgttttaatatttgaattggaAAATGGCTCTGTATTTGAATCCCCTCTTGCCTTTTGTCTGTACTTATGTGTCAATTATTTTTACTCGTTCCTTTTCAGCTATGATGTCAAGGTTGCGTGCCAAATGATCCTGGATAAAATGGGAATGCAAGGCTATCAGGTGATACTCCTTTTTCCTCACAACTTGGTCTGTTGACAATGGTGTTTGGGAGGGTCAGTTTTAGGAAAGAGGATCAGTGAGCCATGCTCTAGTATTTTTGCAACTAAATGTCACGTTGCATatgtgatttgtttttttttttaatcatggacacattgaataattaaaatacccAACTGTCTGAAGACTCAAGAGGCTTATGGAGCTTCTGAAACAACTTCATGCCAATTCTTCGTATACTATCCCagggatttttatttttatttttttacttaaataccAAAAAAAGCTTATTAGCATATCTGCTTGTTCGCCCAGTATGTAACTTCATAGTATTTTATAACCTCAAGTGACTTCTGATCTTAGTTGGAAAATTATTACCTTTCAACTTTAAACTAAATGGAAGTCCtttgtatgaatgaatttaatataatatgtaatcATGACATTTATGATGGTTTACCAGATAGGGAAGGCAAAGGTTTTCCTAAGAGCTGGTCAGATGGCTGAACTGGATGCAAGAAGAGCAGAGGTTCTTGGAAATGCTGCTAGAGTCATCCAGAGGCAAATACGTACCCATATTGCACGCAAAGAATTCATTGAATTGCGACGAGCTGCAATCTGTCTGCAATCTAATTTGCGAGGTATCCTTATTCCTTAGTTCTATCtaatatgttttctttgttttatattgCTTCTTTATTTTGGAGTTCATTAACTTAACTGCATATTTGGGATGAACTAAATTTctagaacaaaaatatattttttttcacacttAAAAGTTTCTCCTGGTGACATTTTAATAGTAAGCTGTCTTGAATGCAAGATCAACTGATTCAAACATACTTCAAGACAATCTCGTGTATGAACAAGCTGTTGGTATTGGTATGCGTGTATAAATAGTAGTGATGATGTCTGatattattatctaaaattCTTCCATGTGCTAGGATTTTGAATATCAAATCTTAGGTGTCTCTACAAATACCAAATCCACCAAATTTGGAAACTGTCCGGCTTTTCTCTAAAATAGTTAGGAGTTGGAACGAGCTAAAGGGAAACGTGgatattctaaaaaaatgagCTTGCTATCAACATTTAAGTCGTGCTTCTTTGGTCATTAAGCCTTTGTTCCATATATCCTCTGTTTGTATACCGTGTTAGTGTTCATGGCATTCTAAAATTCGTGCAGCTCTAAATAAGTTGGGATTTTCTCCTAATGTAGTTTTCTTTCTCATGGTTTCGTCTTGTGTAACCTACTCTCAATCTGACTCTAATTCTTATGGTgcttttcaataaaatataggAAAATTGTCCCGGAAACTTTATGAGAAGTTGCGGCGTGAAGCAGCAGCTGTAAAAATGCAGAAGAACTTCAAAGGATACATTGCCAGGAAATCATACTTAAATGCACGATCATCTGCCATTGTATTACAGACAGGTCTAAGGGCTATGAAAGCTCGTGATGAATTTAGATTTAGAAAGCAAACAAAAGCTGCAATTTATGTGCAGGTGCCTTTGTTAATCTTCTTTATAGTTAGAATATTAAGAAAAGGAAGTCATGCAACCTTTCCCGTGCCTTACCGAAATGATTTTTTCTGTTATTCTTTGCAGGCTCACTTGCGTCGGTTAATTGCATATTCATACTATAAACAATTGCAAAAGGCTGCAGTTGTTACTCAATGTGGATGGAGGAGAAGGGTTGCTAGAAGGGAACTTAGAATGCTTAAAATGGTGCAAATAATACTTTCTCTGTTATGGCGTACTcagtcttttttaaaaaagagccttaatagtaatattttgtgtaattttattCAGGCTGCAAGAGAAACTGGGGCTCTCCAAGAAGCTAAGGACAAACTTGAAAAGCGTGTTGAAGAACTTACTTGGCGTTTGCAAATTGAGAAGCGTTTGAGAGTAACTTCATTATCATAtatctacattttttttccatgtTTGAGTATTGATATTATTGTTGCAATCTTTAATGCCATAAACTTctcttattttaacttattacagactgatttggaagaagaaaaggcaCAAGAAATTGCAAAGTTACAGGATGCTTTACATGCAATGCAAATACAAGTTGAAGAAGCAAATGCCAAGGTCATCAAAGAGCGTGAGGCAGCAAGAAAGGCCATCGAGGAAGCACCTCCAGTTATTAAGGAGACTCCTGTTTTAATTCAAGATACTGAAAAGATTACTTCTTTATTGGCTGAAGTCAGTAGTTTGAAGGTAGGCAATTGATCATCATTTTGACAAATGACAataatttttgatcatcattttcatcatcattttctcatgaattgtttataaatatgttgtaataatttttaaagagcCCAATGGATTTTTGGTACAAATGCCtccattttttatctttcaacttTGTCTATGCTTGGTTCTCTTAAATTAATTTCCGTCGAGTCCTTGGCCTTCAATcatctttcaaaacattttaatgTAATGTGAACGTAGTAGTTACATATTATATGCTGAATTTCTGCAAGCTCAACCTACAACATGAGGTATACTTAAATTGGAGTTTTTTACATAATAGTTGAGGCACTATACATATTTACAATGAATAATTGCAAATTTGTTGAGTACCCTTTTTAATCTCTGATACAGGAATCACTGCTATTGGAAAAAGAGGCTAAAGAAGAGGCAAGAAAAGCTCAGGTTGAGGCTGAAGCTAGAAATAAAGAGATGGTTAAAAAGGTTGAAGATTCTGACCGCAAAGTGGATCAACTTCAAGAATTGGTTCAGAGGTTAGTAAAGTTTGAGCAGAAAAAAAGCATCTATTTAGTTATGTACGAACACTTGCTccatagtttaaaattatttcaaaagaagGGATGAATAGTTTTCAGTTTCTGATGACATCGCAAATGTATATCACATTTAACAAGTAACAACAGGTGTTGGATATCAAGCcattcatcttctttctctGCCCTCAttcttctaaatttaaaaaagaaaaaaaaatgaaaatcaaggACATTATGGGCGAGTTTGTGCATTCTCCACACTTCGTAAGCAACTTCAACTTTTGAATAGTTGGTTTGTGATATGAagtctaatatttttaatatctagTTAAATGCACCTATAAACTCCTATCATAGTTCATTATCAACTGTTTATCAGCCATTTTCTTGCATCAGTTCTCCATGGCTATAACTGTGTTTTCTTAACTTTTTCAATTGGATGCATTATACAGTTATATTTGCTCATTAAGCGCCATATGTACTACCTTTATTTCTATTATGTAGATTGGAGGAAAAGATTTCCAACGCAGAGTCAGAAAATCAAGTTCTTCGGCAGCAAGCACTGGCTGTGTCACCAACTGGAAAAGCTCTGTCTGCAAGACCAAGGACAGTTATTATTCaggtaagagaataaaatacattctcatTACTTGAAATTATAGCACATGAAGAGAGATTCACTGTGATATTTCATGCATAATATGCAGCGGACACCTGAAAATGGGAGTGCTCTAAATGGTGAAGCGAAAATTGAATCGGTAAGAACACTGCTGTTTTATGCAAGTATATATCAACAATTAACTTTAATGTgaggatattttttttaattctcaacttttctgtttcagAATATGCCTCTTGTTGTATCTAATGTGCGTGAGCCTGAATCCGAGGGGAAACCACAAAAATCTCTCAATGAGAAGCAGCAAGTGAGTGTCTCCACATATTCATTGTGTAATCTGAATCTGctacaaatatttaaagttaactTTTAAATGTAAATCCTTCCCCCGCAGTCAAGTTAACTTATCTTAAAAATTTCACTTTCTTGTTCAGGAAAACCAAGACTTATTGATCAAGTGCATATCTCAAGATTTGGGATTTTCTGGGGGCAAACCTGTGGCTGCATGTGTCATATATAAATGCCTTCTTCACTGGAGGTCATTTGAAGTTGAAAGGACAAGTGTTTTTGACCGGATCATTCAAACAATAGCTTCAGCTGTTGAGGTAACTTAATATTTGGGATTACTTGTATGTTATTTACGACACAGTGCTTTTGCATTTAAAAGTACCTGGGTCAATTTCTGAAAACAAAGAATATGTTACTAACAGTGAATTCTGCACCATTGAAGGCCCAGGATAATACGGATGTATTGTCTTATTGGTTGTCGAATACATCTACTTTGTTGTTGCTACTCCAACGCACACTTAAAGCAACTGGAGCAGCTAGCTTAACACCGCAGCGGCGGAGAACAgcatcttcttctctttttggAAGAATGTCTCAAGTATGAAGCAACTGCTTATCCTTTCTAGAGAGAACGTTATCAGTGAATGTGGAATTCATTTATCTTACATTTTGTTGCCTTATGTGATTCCAGGGCTTAAGGGCATCTCCCCAAACTGCTGGATTGTCATTTCTAAATGGTCGAGGTCTTAATAGACTGGACGATTTACGACAAGTAGAAGCAAAATATCCGGCACTTCTGTTTAAGCAGCAGCTTACTGCCTTCCttgaaaaaatatatggaaTGATAAGAGACAACCTAAAAAAGGAGATATCTCCATTACTTGGACTGTGTATACAGGTGATGTCATTTTTGGGGGAGTAATAGGGTGGAAATAAAAATTGTGAAAGTCTAATTGGTCTAGGGGCTTTTAAGCAATTAACAAATCACGTgggtttaaattttattttttaagtgaatgtcatcttatatttatattagttgCACAAGTATGAGAATCACAATTAATATCTATTcgaattaacaaaatataattttttttctttgacatGCAGACACCGAGCATATAGTAAGTGCTTAAGATGGATacttaaagaaaatgttttggtCTCTATATGATTAATCAGACAGAAATCCATTGCAAGGAACAATTTTCGTTGTTATTTGCAAATGAAATTAGTTGTTTACTAGCAATCCTTTAATCAGTTGTTTAATTTTGTGCACTCCTTTGGTCAAGCTACTGAGTAATTAACAAGGTCAACATTATGggtgtttttgtttctttatttatctTGTCTGTGATAAAATCAATTGCAGGCTCCAAGAACCTCACGACAGAGTTTAGTTAAAGGACGCTCACAAGCAAATGCAGTTGCTCAGCAAGCTTTAATTGCTCATTGGCAAAGTATTGTGAAAAGCTTAAACAATTGTCTGAAGATAATGAAAGCAAACTATGTGAGTCTCACTTTCAATTTCTGTATTTCCACTGTCTGAGCATAGATATGTCATCTTAACCAACCAAATACTACTGGTATAACAGGCGCCTCCTTTCTTGGTCCGAAAAGTGTTCACTCAAATTTTCTCATTCATCAATGTTCAATTATTCAATAGGTAATCCCTCTTTCTCCTTGCATTGCATATCATATTGTGGAATGCAGACTCTTTCCTATACTTAATCGGACTCTTTCGTGGACTTATTATGATAATCACTGCAGTCTTCTGTTGCGTCGGGAGTGTTGTTCGTTCAGCAATGGGGAGTATGTAAAAACAGGTCTGGCTGAATTAGAACAGTGGTGCGTTGAGGCAACAGAGGAGGTGAGAAACAGACAACTATTTCAgatttttctgtagttttcccTTTTTTAAATCCTAACCTGAATCATTCTGTACAGTACACTGGCTCTGCTTGGGATGAACTGAAACATATCAGGCAGGCTGTTGGATTCCTGGTAAGTTACTCCTATACAAATTCCAATTCAATCCATTATTAACTGATTCTGACACATGACTCTCATTCTTCGTTCTCAGGTGATACatcaaaaacccaaaaagtCCCTTAATGAAATTACAAAGGAGCTTTGCCCTGTGGGTGCCTTCTTCCTTTCTGTCAACTATTTTTGAACTCATATTTGATACTGTTTCTCTTATTAAGTCTAATATTCCTTTGATACAGGTTCTCAGTATACAACAGTTATACAGGATAAGTACAATGTACTGGGATGACAAATATGGCACTCACAGTGTGTCTTCAGACGTAAGTTTTACTTGGTTACTGGTTGAGTATATACATCTTGTGAACAATTCCCAAGGTGGAACAGCTGCAGTGTGATAAATGTCAAACCATCTCTCTGACTATATACAGGTTATAACGAACATGAGAACTATGATGTCCGACGACTCTAATAATGCTGTCAGCACTTCTTTCCTATTAGATGATGACTCGAGGTATGCTATCACCTTCAGCAAACAATTTAAAGTTTCATTACTCGTCTTGGCCGTTACTGTAATGTTTCTACTTAAACCTTGAATATGGATGCAGCATTCCATTTTCGGTGGATGACATTTCCAAATCAATGCAACAAGTAGAAGTAGCAGATGTGGATCCTCCTCCAATTATACGTGAGAACTCGGGATTTGGGTTCTTACTAGCAAGGTCAGAGTGATGCAAATAACTGGTGATTATTGCCTCTGATGCTCCGACTCGTGGTTATTTCCGGGGTATTGCACCAAGGTGCAGGTGCCAAGCTGTGCATAAAATTTCGTTGTGGTTACATGTATAGTATATTTTAGCCAACTCAGGCTTCTAATATTGGTTTGTTGCCTGGGTTAATTCATTTTTACCCCTCAAGTTTCATCGACACGAGGGATTTTCTTAAGAAGCCATTGTCACTATTGATGCGAGTCGTGTGACAAATGGCGGTCATAGCTAAAGGCTGGTGGCCAGGCATTCTGGCACACCTGCCAAGGTTCTTTTCtcatttggttggttttcaagtgTTATAGGTGGATGCAATTAGTGACTCCCATGTATTTTATAGGTGGTGGGCGAATTTGTTTCACGAGATTGCTTTTTTGTATTTACTTGTGcaatattctttctttcttttttcaaatatttaaactttaagGTAGTTCTTTTTAACGACTGAGTTATGATGGAAGATGACTCAGTGCACTTGTACAGACTTGAGATCATTTATTtgagtttcatttttttaaagaattaactGTATCGTAAAATATATGTCGAATGTCAGAATATTTCTccttgaaatgaaatttatgtCTAGAAAATGTTATTCAAGGTTCATGCAAGTAACTGATAATATCGATCAGTGCTCGAAGCAATTAACATGGGAGTGAATGAGCATTGTCCATTAGTTACAGTCGAAACACTTGCATAGTATGATGTGATGTATAGTGTTGGTACATTTTTGTGGTAATAGATACTCAATGATCCCTCTATGTTGCTTTTATGCTAAATCATGCTGGCTATGAAATTCAGTATTGGAACAAGGGTATTCATTTGCTAAACCATAGATATATACATTAAAAGTTCTCATGAAGCTCTTCACTCTCCTATATAAGTTAAACACTCTAAATTTTATCTCCTTTCTCATTTAGCTATATGTTTTCTcatgttatgttttaaattagtcaTGTATTAGTTtgtgagtattttatttttttaatttaaaaatgtccGTATATTAAGTCATTATTGTATCACACTTTAAGGTAAGTGACATGTATTACTATCATGCCTAgatatcttatatttaatttaatttttatatttgttatttttattcgtatcaatttttttaaaaatagaataattttgtttttctaaaattgaaattaaatttaattttttataactattattaaatatttttaatttaaaagtagagttggtttaaaattagtataaaaattttagaaacgGAGACTagtattattagtttaaaattttaagaagttAAAATTCGcataaattttttgataacttatgggatttttaggttaaaaatcaattaaaatatttaatattttatttaatttttaggttggaattgtttaatttaaaaattattataacatttacataaatatttaatttgacataaacttgaaaaaataacaaattatttcactttaaaaataaatggagactaaattaaataaaaataacaactataaaaatcaaattaaacatcATGTCAAAATGTTATTACCAGCTACGTAAACTTAACAcatgaacatttttaaattaaaaaaatcaaaaaattaaaaaaataagaaaagaaaagaaaaccacatacTGATGTATAACCGAGATTGTCTATTATTatccattaattatttaaataatattagaaaaaatgaacaaaactaacaaaaatttGACATTTTCCCAATAATATTAGcactgaattttaaaaaaataaagactaaattaatattataacttgtTTAATacaatctttttgttttttaaattggGCACTGCAACCTTTACATTTTCTCCTCCCTCAATCCCATGGACCATAGTGAAGAAAGTCTCTCATAGAAACCTTATCCCGAAAGTCTCCCTACCCCAACAATATTCCCCAATTATACGTCTTTTCAAtcttaaccctaaccctaaccctaaccacAACTACAACCAAaacaagtaattaataatgGTGAGAACTACAAgaagttataaaattttagcttatgcaaaaataattttattttttcttggtatttttttttctagaaatacttagaaaaactaaataaaaaaaaaaaaagtattcatGTGAGTTGTTTATACCCCCAATCCCATATAGAAAATTGTATAGAAAAACTTGAAGAAAATATACATAGATTGAAGAGTTGAGTAAGGATTGAGAAGTGAGAAGAAGATTGAATGTTTTAACTTGATAACATTTTTCCATCAGTGTTAGTGTTGGGTTGAGCTTCAACAGGTTGCATCTctgatttctttttctccttaaGAATGGCCTGTCTTGGCATTACTTCTAACAGAAAACTTCCACCATTCCATATTGCAGCTGAAACCTTCAGTATCTGGAAAACTACATGCAACTCATATGACAAGAATATTGGCACAGCCAGTGCCATGGTTGCCACTGTAAATATTCCTTGAAGAAAAATGTACATTAGCATGCGATTTTGATCCCCTAGCAACCCACTTAAGCGCCACCATATGTTGTTTGCTTTTTGAGCCTTTTTTGAGAGTTCCCTATCAAACAATAAAACTCAATAATGAGAGAGGTAAAGGGAAACTTTTTCTCTATAAAGCATCTTAACTTTTGAAGTTTTAACCCTCTTCAGAACTTCTACTTCGATAGTACAAGGCTTTTGTTCTGAACTGTAAGAGATAGGGaagtgtatgtgtatgtgttcATTGTTTACCTGTAGGAAGTCATCACTTCGGGATCTCTTAAAAACCTCTGCCTACGCAAAACATTGACGATGAGGAAGTACAGAACCTGCCACAATGTGTAAGCTACCAAGGGTACCAGAAACAGCCATGTCCAGAGAAATGATTTGTCTTCAATGTAAGGCCACGTAGGTCTTCTAGCAGTTCCCTCTGGATGCATGGCTTCGAAGGTTGCAGGATCCCACCATCGAATAGTAAAGAAAACCAAACCTGCAAAGTACTACTGttattaaaagcaaataaaagtaaaatggaaCAACAAGACACATAAAGTTAGCATTTTTATCACAATTCTGTTCTACTAGTTGTATATCTCTTACAACTGGATAAGTGTTGTTATACATGGTAGAAGTGCTTCGGAGAGTTTCTCTACTAGAAATATAGAGCTTTTGTCAGTtgaaaagtttttaataattcttCTACCTTTGTAAAGTGTACCCAAACAGGCTCTAAGAAATATAGATTCAGCAAATCTACAGCAAGTTCAACCCACTGGTTGTTTATATTTAACCATGTGATATCAATCATGAAAATGGGATGAGGATGCACTATATATTATGGTGGTCATCAACATAAATACCTTAATGTCAGAAGTGGGACAAAAGAGAAAACTATGTAAAAAGTAGAAGAAGCTATAGAATAGAGGCTAAACAATTTGAAATGGATATTGATCTGATGTGAAGAATGGGATGTGATATGACATTTTCATATGTTATTGGTTAAGCTTGTTACAAATGACTcctttaaaaatgaaaagtataatTTGGGGTAAAAAATGGCTAGAGGCAACCCAAGGATGCTGGAGAAATCAGATAGAGAAGCCTGTTAGAAATATGTTAGCTAGCAGTATTAAACAACAAGAATCAAAACTTCTCAAAATCTGTCAAAAAGAGCATTTGGAAGCTTCACAGCAGAAAAACTTGAGACTgaaaaaattggaaataaaattcGAGAAGGAGATGGGGTAAAGACTGAAAGGGTCAATTCGTCTAGGACTCGAGAGTGGAGACTGTGCCTGAACATCAAGGAAGAGAATACAAACATTTACATTTGGAATGTAGACACAGATATCGTATCTAAGACTATGGAGACAGTACATGGAACCACTCTAATATCATGTTTAAATTACTGAGTTTTGGTagtgaaggaaaaaaagaaagaatatagaTTTGATAGTATGAaatttgttaccaataaaggaatattggtaaaacttgaagacaagttttgatgatgctgcagaattgtaatttttgtttgtaataggagaatatttaaaagcaacttgtagtatcttgaatgtagtaggaaaataattaatattgtaatttctactgNNNNNNNNNNNNNNNNNNNNNNNNNNNNNNNNNNNNNNNNNNNNNNNNNNNNNNNNNNNNNNNNNNNNNNNNNNNNNNNNNNNNNNNNNNNNNNNNNNNNNNNNNNNNNNNNNNNNNNNNNNNNNNNNNNNNNNNNNNNNNNNNNNNNNNNNNNNNNNNNNNNNNNNNNNNNNNNNNNNNNNNNNNNNNNNNNNNNNNNNNNNNNNNNNNNNNNNNNNNNNNNNNNNNNNNNNNNNNNNNNNNNNNNNNNNNNNNNNNNNNNNNNNNNNNNNNNNNNNNNNNNNNNNNNNNNNNNNNNNNNNNNNNNNNNNNNNNNNNNNNNNNNNNNNNNNNNNNNNNNNNNNNNNNNNNNNNNNNNNNNNNNNNNNNNNNNNNNNNNNNNNNNNNNNNNNNNNNNNNNNNNNNNNNNNNNNNNNNNNNNNNNNNNNNNNNNNNNNNNNNNNNNNNNNNNNNNNNNNNNNNNNNNNNNNNNNNNNNNNNNNNNNNNNNNNNNNNNNNNNNNNNNNNNNNNNNNNNNNNNNNNNNNNNNNNNNNNNNNNNNNNNNNNNNNNNNNNNNNNNNNNNNNNNNNNNNNNNNNNNNNNNNNNNNNNNNNNNNNNNNNNNNNNNNNNNNNNNNNNNNNNNNNNNNNNNNNNNNNNNNNNNNNNNNNNNNNNNNNNNNNNNNNNNNNNNNNNNNNNNNNNNNNNNNNNNNNNNNNNNNNNNNNNNNNNNATAAAAATCcctgtgtgattttcttttgccctatactcattttattatttacgcacgttatctgcttggtaaattttctgaaagaaaattgtttaaaattaaaaaggcaaaattgtttcaactgtgacttgatacgctgtacgctctctgtattttaatccgctgcgttaaactcttttaaaaaaaattaacccctacgataccaacaaAATTAACATCGATTTGGTGTGAATGATGCCATACGATATGGGTTCATGTTTCTCGTATATTCTCACAACATTCGTACAACATAACACTAAACATTCCTTTCCAGGTAAAAAGAAGATAAATCTTACACCCAATATTTGACTATTGAAGGTAGAAGTCAACAAT
This genomic stretch from Vigna radiata var. radiata cultivar VC1973A chromosome 7, Vradiata_ver6, whole genome shotgun sequence harbors:
- the LOC106765848 gene encoding uncharacterized membrane protein C776.05 isoform X2, producing the protein MSDAEDHADAADYPNGESPPKLPKRFRDRSKEMLSKKAVHTKQMLSKQAVKIAKQAEEHERFINKDFCYYANTIFLVDLLFYSKNEKLFMVCFAFAEGPLAWALIVWRCSLVFSSLDKIVSVLIHLLPGLVFFTIRWWDPATFEAMHPEGTARRPTWPYIEDKSFLWTWLFLVPLVAYTLWQVLYFLIVNVLRRQRFLRDPEVMTSYRELSKKAQKANNIWWRLSGLLGDQNRMLMYIFLQGIFTVATMALAVPIFLSYELHVVFQILKVSAAIWNGGSFLLEVMPRQAILKEKKKSEMQPVEAQPNTNTDGKMLSS
- the LOC106768167 gene encoding myosin-17 — translated: MSVPVNIIVGSHVWIEDPAQAWVDGEVSKINGEEVHVRTTAGKIVVKNISKVLPKDNEAPPGGVDDMTKLSYLHEPGVLHNLAARYELNEIYTYTGNILIAINPFQRLPHLYDTHMMEQYKGAAFGELSPHVFAVADVAYRAMINEGKSNSILVSGESGAGKTETTKMLMRYLAYLGGRSGVEGRTVEQQVLESNPVLEAFGNAKTVRNNNSSRFGKFVEIQFDNKGRISGAAIRTYLLERSRVCQISDPERNYHCFYLLCAAPAEEKEKYKLGSPSSFHYLNQSNCYALDGVDDAEEYLATRRAMDVVGISEEEQEAIFRVIAAILHLGNIEFAKGEEIDSSVIKDEKSRFHLNVTAELLKCDCKSLEDALIKRVMVTPEEVITRTLDPIAALGSRDALAKTIYSRLFDWLVEKINNSIGQDPNSKSIIGVLDIYGFESFKFNSFEQFCINFTNEKLQQHFNQHVFKMEQEEYTKEEINWSYIEFVDNQDVLDLIEKKPGGIIALLDEACMFPKSTHETFAQKLYQTFKNNKRFIKPKLSRTSFTISHYAGEVTYLADMFLDKNKDYVVAEHQDLLIASKCSFVAGLFPPSPEESSKSSKFSSIGSRFKLQLQSLMETLNSTEPHYIRCVKPNNVLKPAIFENLNIIQQLRCGGVLEAIRISCAGYPTRRTFYEFLNRFGVLAPEVLDGNYDVKVACQMILDKMGMQGYQIGKAKVFLRAGQMAELDARRAEVLGNAARVIQRQIRTHIARKEFIELRRAAICLQSNLRGKLSRKLYEKLRREAAAVKMQKNFKGYIARKSYLNARSSAIVLQTGLRAMKARDEFRFRKQTKAAIYVQAHLRRLIAYSYYKQLQKAAVVTQCGWRRRVARRELRMLKMAARETGALQEAKDKLEKRVEELTWRLQIEKRLRTDLEEEKAQEIAKLQDALHAMQIQVEEANAKVIKEREAARKAIEEAPPVIKETPVLIQDTEKITSLLAEVSSLKESLLLEKEAKEEARKAQVEAEARNKEMVKKVEDSDRKVDQLQELVQRLEEKISNAESENQVLRQQALAVSPTGKALSARPRTVIIQRTPENGSALNGEAKIESNMPLVVSNVREPESEGKPQKSLNEKQQENQDLLIKCISQDLGFSGGKPVAACVIYKCLLHWRSFEVERTSVFDRIIQTIASAVEAQDNTDVLSYWLSNTSTLLLLLQRTLKATGAASLTPQRRRTASSSLFGRMSQGLRASPQTAGLSFLNGRGLNRLDDLRQVEAKYPALLFKQQLTAFLEKIYGMIRDNLKKEISPLLGLCIQAPRTSRQSLVKGRSQANAVAQQALIAHWQSIVKSLNNCLKIMKANYAPPFLVRKVFTQIFSFINVQLFNSLLLRRECCSFSNGEYVKTGLAELEQWCVEATEEYTGSAWDELKHIRQAVGFLVIHQKPKKSLNEITKELCPVLSIQQLYRISTMYWDDKYGTHSVSSDVITNMRTMMSDDSNNAVSTSFLLDDDSSIPFSVDDISKSMQQVEVADVDPPPIIRENSGFGFLLARSE
- the LOC106765848 gene encoding uncharacterized membrane protein C776.05 isoform X1, which produces MSDAEDHADAADYPNGESPPKLPKRFRDRSKEMLSKKAVHTKQMLSKQAVKIAKQAEEHERFINKVTHLVSVLGFGGFCFLLGARPQDIPYVYCVFYVIFVPLRWIYYRFKKWHYYLLDFCYYANTIFLVDLLFYSKNEKLFMVCFAFAEGPLAWALIVWRCSLVFSSLDKIVSVLIHLLPGLVFFTIRWWDPATFEAMHPEGTARRPTWPYIEDKSFLWTWLFLVPLVAYTLWQVLYFLIVNVLRRQRFLRDPEVMTSYRELSKKAQKANNIWWRLSGLLGDQNRMLMYIFLQGIFTVATMALAVPIFLSYELHVVFQILKVSAAIWNGGSFLLEVMPRQAILKEKKKSEMQPVEAQPNTNTDGKMLSS